The sequence TTCTATTGTCAAAACCGATATCATTGATCTAAACAACATTATTAAAGAATTAATTCCATTGATCGAATATGAAGCTAAGAAGAGTAATCATACACTAACCACACTCTTTCCTGAAGAAACATTATATATAGAGGGCTCCAAGGATCAAATGAAGCAAGTATTATTAAATATTACAAAAAATGCGCTTGAATCGATGACGGAAAATGGCGCAGTTACAATCAAACTCCAAGCTGTAGTAAATGAGGTTTATTTATCTGTAACGGATACTGGACACGGGATTTCTCCAAAACAAATGAAAAAAATCTTTACCCCCTTTTATACATCAAAAGAAACTGGAACAGGCTTAGGACTTATTATCTGTAAGAGAATTATTGAAGCTAGGAATGGAAAAATTGAAATTAAGAGTGAACTCAATAAAGGCACTACTATCACCATTAGGTTACCGATTGCCAATTATAACTAAGAAAACCTTCTTGACAATTGTCAAGAAGGTTTTCTTAAGTTTTATTTTTTCAATATTCTACATTCTAAGTTAACCTTCATGTAAAATGAATGGGAATAAGTTCTACTCAACTAAAAAATAATTGTTCTGTTCATTGAGCATTTAGACAGGAGGAAAAGACTTTGGCACAATCAGTGGTATCCGAAAATGGGGTCGCACTTCACAAACAAACGACCTATAAAATTTTAATCATCATGGGGTTCTGTCATCTATTAAACGATTCTATACAATCCGTCATTCCAGCCATGTTTCCAGTTCTCGGGAAATCGATGGGATTAACCTTTACCCAATTAGGCTTTATTGCCTTTTCTCTAAATATTGTCTCCACAATTATGCAACCATTTATTGGTGCCCTTTCAGATAAAAAGCCCATGCCCTATGCGCTTCCAATAGGGATGACATCAACATTATTTGGAGTGATCGGTTTAGCCTTTGCACCTAACTATAGCCTCGTCCTTATTTCTGTACTGTTTATTGGCTTAGGTTCTGCTATCTTTCATCCAGAAGGTTCAAGAGTAGCACATATGGCCGCTGGATCACGAAAAGGATTAGCCCAATCCATCTACCAGGTAGGCGGGAATTCCGGGCAGGCACTAGCCCCATTAATTACCGCATTAATTCTTGTGCCTCTTGGCCAAATTGGAGCGGCCTGGTTCTCGATTGTTGCCGCAATGGCTGTTCTATTATTATCATATATTGCTTTTTGGTATTCGAATAAACTAAAAGAAATGAATGTAATCGTACCTATTAATAAAGTTTCAATGTCAACGCTAGCGGGAAAGGTTTCCAAGAATATCTTATTTGTCCTTGTTTTAATTTTATTTTTAATTTTTGCCCGATCATGGTACGTCGCAGGAATTACAAACTACTATGCCTTTTTTGCCATGGAACAATATGGAATGAGCATTGGGAAGGCTCAAATGTTCTTATTTGCCTTTTTAGTTACAGGGGCTTTAGGAACATTCTTTGGCGGTCCGCTTGCAGATAAATTTGGTAAGCGGAATATCATCATCGCTTCTATTCTGGGCTCAGCACCACTCTCGATCTTGATTCCATTTGTCCCTGCAACCATATCTTTTATATTATTGTTACTAACTGGGTTTATTTTAATGTCAAGCTTTTCTGTAACTGTCATTTACGCTCAAGAGCTAGTACCAGGTAAAATTGGAACAATGGCTGGCCTTACAGTAGGACTTGCATTTGGAATGGGTGCTATTGGTTCCATTGCACTAGGGATCATGGCCGACCATTATGGCCTATTAATCACCTTAATCTTCACCGGCATATTACCGGTTTTAGGTGCATTAGGATTTCTGCTCCCAACGGATCGCAAGCTAGCGAAAATGAATGTGCAATAGACTGTCAGCAATTTCTGTGTTCAATGATATTGTCGAAAAGAAACAATGGATTATGTCGAAAGATTTCTTCTGAGAATTTTGTCTAATATTGCGAATCTATTTACTTTGTTATCAATTCTTGCAATAATTCTTCAAGGATAAACAAATTCTAGTCAATCGAATCATGAAGAAAAGGCGAGTGTCAGGGGGAAATATTATTGTTTGATCAACACAAATCCATATTGGTAGAAATTCAAAAGAAGAGAGAAGTAATGATCAACTTAGCTCGACAAAAAGGGCTGAATAGCGAAGATACATTAAAATGCAGTCAGGAGCTGGATCAATTAATATATCAATACCAAGCTTTTTTTCGTCAAAAGCAACAACATAGAGATAATCGTAAAAGAAAAATAGATTTTATCATTTACTCCCCAAATAGAAGATTTAAACCGGCCACCAGGCTTATCGCACTTACCATTCATTAAATCTTTAAATTTAAAAAGTCGAGTTCCCCGGAATGGAGTCTCGACTTTTTTTCAAAGAAATTATAACAATGGGTTTTCATGCTTTGCCTTGAGGATATTCCATCTTCTTTCTACTTCTGCTTCAAAGGTATCTAGCATCTCTTTATTTTCCTCTTTTAGCAAGTGCTTTGTTTTACCCATATATTTCAACCAATCTGCTACCGGGATACGTTTCTTCTTTGCTTCAGGATCATATGTAATCGTTGTTTCACCTTGATCCACTTCATAGAGTGGGAAGAAGCAAGAGTTCACTGCTGCTCCTATGATGACTTCACCGTAACGATCATCGGATTTCCAGTTTAATGGACAAGCAATTAAAATTTTACCATAAACTGGGCCTACATTTTGTGCATACCATTGAGCTTTAGCAGCCTTTTTCACAAGATCTTGAGGAAGTGCTTCCGTACCAGTAAATACATAAGGGATATTAGTTGCAGCCATAATTTGCGCTGTATCTTTATGATGGAATGCTTTCCCTTTTTGGGTACGTCCTACGTTCGATGTACTTGTCATGTGTCCAAATGGTGTTGAATAGGACATTTGTGAGCCCGTATTCATGTAGCCCTCATTATCATACTCAAGCATAATCAAGTTATGACCACGGAGAGCTGTACCGATGGCAGAGCCCATTCCAA is a genomic window of Niallia sp. XMNu-256 containing:
- a CDS encoding aspartyl-phosphate phosphatase Spo0E family protein, whose translation is MFDQHKSILVEIQKKREVMINLARQKGLNSEDTLKCSQELDQLIYQYQAFFRQKQQHRDNRKRKIDFIIYSPNRRFKPATRLIALTIH
- a CDS encoding MFS transporter, encoding MAQSVVSENGVALHKQTTYKILIIMGFCHLLNDSIQSVIPAMFPVLGKSMGLTFTQLGFIAFSLNIVSTIMQPFIGALSDKKPMPYALPIGMTSTLFGVIGLAFAPNYSLVLISVLFIGLGSAIFHPEGSRVAHMAAGSRKGLAQSIYQVGGNSGQALAPLITALILVPLGQIGAAWFSIVAAMAVLLLSYIAFWYSNKLKEMNVIVPINKVSMSTLAGKVSKNILFVLVLILFLIFARSWYVAGITNYYAFFAMEQYGMSIGKAQMFLFAFLVTGALGTFFGGPLADKFGKRNIIIASILGSAPLSILIPFVPATISFILLLLTGFILMSSFSVTVIYAQELVPGKIGTMAGLTVGLAFGMGAIGSIALGIMADHYGLLITLIFTGILPVLGALGFLLPTDRKLAKMNVQ